In Syntrophomonadaceae bacterium, a genomic segment contains:
- a CDS encoding acetaldehyde dehydrogenase (acetylating), which translates to MDAGILPAEKECISGNFDYDLESVQEARDLARQAKQAQAVLAKFDAGQIDRIIQNMVKKAEENAVSLAKMAVEETGFGKVEDKVFKNRFASTDLYKYIRPMQTVGLIKDDQINKIVEIAEPVGLLMGIIPSTNPTSTVIYKSIIAIKSRNAIVFSPHPSALKCTLQAARLMHEAAVAAGAPPRVIGCIAKPSSTATNELMKSDEVDLIIATGGAAMVKAAYSAGKPALGVGPGNVPAFIERTANIPQAVKNIILSKTFDNGTICASEQAVIVEDCIKSQVVEEFRRQGGYFMSPEETSKVAKKLFVSEHVMNPKMVGRSAAVIADNTGITIPPGTKVLLGEQKGVGPDYPLSYEKLTTVLAFYTAKDWQEACDLCIKLLQNGGIGHTLSIHTEDQNMALKFAEKPVFRILVNTPSAHGAVGASTGLAPSLTLGCGTWGGSSTSDNVTPMHLINIKRVAYGIKDLAGNAAPSQLVIGANAISPGAIREDILLNIVNEVVSLLKKG; encoded by the coding sequence ATGGACGCAGGTATTTTGCCAGCTGAAAAAGAGTGCATATCGGGAAACTTCGATTATGACCTGGAATCTGTGCAAGAGGCCAGAGATCTGGCGCGCCAGGCCAAACAGGCCCAGGCAGTGCTGGCAAAGTTTGATGCCGGGCAGATCGACAGGATTATCCAGAACATGGTGAAGAAAGCCGAGGAGAATGCCGTTTCTTTGGCAAAAATGGCAGTGGAAGAAACTGGATTTGGCAAGGTAGAAGACAAGGTTTTTAAAAACCGTTTTGCTTCCACTGATTTGTATAAATACATCAGGCCGATGCAAACCGTCGGGTTAATCAAGGATGATCAGATAAACAAAATTGTGGAAATTGCCGAGCCCGTTGGGCTGTTGATGGGAATTATTCCTTCAACAAATCCCACATCCACAGTCATTTACAAGTCAATTATTGCCATTAAATCCCGGAACGCGATTGTGTTTTCACCGCATCCTTCCGCCTTGAAATGCACCCTGCAGGCAGCAAGACTGATGCATGAGGCGGCAGTAGCAGCCGGCGCCCCGCCCCGGGTCATCGGTTGTATCGCAAAACCATCGAGTACAGCGACCAACGAACTGATGAAATCTGATGAGGTCGATCTGATCATTGCTACCGGCGGTGCGGCCATGGTCAAGGCAGCCTATAGCGCTGGAAAACCGGCATTGGGTGTAGGGCCAGGTAACGTCCCCGCCTTTATCGAAAGGACTGCCAATATTCCCCAGGCGGTAAAGAATATCATCCTCAGCAAAACCTTCGACAACGGTACCATCTGCGCCTCTGAGCAGGCGGTGATTGTAGAAGATTGCATCAAAAGCCAGGTAGTGGAGGAGTTCCGGCGTCAGGGCGGTTATTTCATGAGCCCGGAGGAAACAAGCAAGGTGGCGAAAAAACTGTTTGTCAGCGAACATGTGATGAATCCCAAAATGGTAGGGAGATCGGCGGCAGTTATTGCTGACAACACAGGAATCACCATTCCCCCGGGAACAAAAGTTTTATTGGGAGAGCAAAAGGGAGTAGGACCGGATTACCCCCTTTCATACGAAAAATTGACTACTGTGCTGGCCTTTTATACCGCTAAGGACTGGCAGGAGGCCTGTGACCTGTGCATTAAACTTTTGCAAAATGGCGGTATTGGCCATACACTTTCCATTCATACAGAAGACCAGAACATGGCCTTAAAGTTTGCCGAAAAGCCTGTGTTCCGGATTCTGGTCAATACGCCCTCGGCCCATGGCGCAGTGGGAGCAAGCACTGGGCTGGCCCCTTCCCTTACCCTGGGTTGCGGCACGTGGGGAGGCAGCTCAACCTCCGATAATGTAACCCCGATGCACTTGATCAATATCAAGCGTGTAGCCTATGGCATTAAAGACTTAGCCGGAAATGCCGCGCCTTCCCAGTTGGTCATTGGGGCAAATGCCATCAGCCCTGGCGCCATCAGGGAAGATATTTTGCTGAATATTGTAAACGAAGTCGTTTCACTGCTAAAAAAGGGGTGA
- a CDS encoding BMC domain-containing protein, which produces MDRALGMIELSSIARGIYVTDRMLKAAFVEVYSTTSVCPGKYIAIVRGSVADVESSVSVGVETAGEYLIDSFILPHVHQDVFPAITATTMPEDTGALGIIESFAIAPIIVAADAALKAAGIQALELRLGRGIGGKACFTFTGDVAAVQAAIDAGKAIVGEKGMLVATEIIPSPAQKLWSSLY; this is translated from the coding sequence ATGGATCGGGCATTAGGAATGATTGAGCTTTCAAGCATTGCCAGAGGAATTTATGTGACAGACCGGATGCTGAAAGCAGCCTTTGTGGAAGTATACAGCACAACTTCAGTCTGTCCCGGAAAATATATCGCCATCGTCCGGGGATCGGTTGCCGACGTTGAAAGTTCTGTCAGTGTTGGCGTCGAAACGGCGGGAGAGTATCTGATCGATAGTTTTATCCTTCCCCATGTCCATCAGGATGTTTTCCCGGCCATTACCGCCACAACTATGCCGGAAGACACAGGCGCTTTGGGGATTATTGAATCCTTCGCCATCGCACCGATAATTGTGGCCGCCGATGCTGCCTTAAAGGCTGCCGGCATCCAGGCCCTGGAACTGCGATTGGGAAGGGGGATTGGCGGCAAAGCCTGCTTCACCTTCACCGGAGACGTGGCGGCTGTACAAGCGGCTATCGATGCCGGCAAAGCCATCGTGGGGGAGAAGGGGATGTTGGTAGCTACAGAAATTATCCCATCACCAGCGCAAAAGTTATGGTCGTCACTGTACTGA